GGTGCAAGCCTCGCCAGCCAGCGGGCGCTGACGCGCACCGCGGAGGCCGGTCCGGCCTCCGCCCCCTCGCCCGGTCAGGCGCCGAGCTTCTTCTTCAGCAACTCGTTGACGGTGGTCGGATTGGCCTTGCCCTTGGCCGCCTTCATCGCCTGGCCGACCAGCGCGTTGAACGCCTTCTCCTTGCCGGCGCGGAACTCCTCGACCGACTTGGCGTTGGCTGCGAGCACCTCGTCGAGGATGCGCTCGATCTCACCGGTGTCGTTGGACTGCTTCAGGTCCTTGGCGTCGATGATCGCGTCGACATCGGCGCCCTCGCCCGTCCACAGCACCTCGAACACCTGCTTGGCGGCGTTGTTGTTGATTGTGCCGTCCTGGATGCGCTTGATCAGCGCGCCCAGTTGCGCGGGCGTCACCGGCGCGCTGGCTATGCCGCGTTCCTCGCTGTTGAGCCGGCGCGAGACCTCGCCCATCACCCAGTTCGCGACCAGCTTGGGCGCACCGCACAGGTCCCGCGCGGCTTCGTAGAAGCGCGCCGTCGCCAGGCTCTGCGTCATCATCGTCGCGTCGTAGGCGGGCAGCCCGTCGGCCTGCTGGAAGCGCGCGGCCATCACGGTCGGCAGCTCGGGCATCTCGCCGCGCACGCGGTCGACCCACTCCGCGGAGATCATCAGCGGCGGCAGATCCGGATCCGGGAAATAGCGGTAATCGGCCGCGTCTTCCTTCGTGCGCATCGCGCGGGTCTCGCCCGTGTCCGGGTTGTAGAGCACCGTCGCCTGCTGGATCTTCAGACCGTCCTCGATCTGGTCGATCTGCCAGTTGACCTCGTAGTTCACCGCGTCCACCAGGTAGCGGAAGCTGTTGAGGTTCTTGATCTCGCGGCGCGTGCCGAATTCGGGATCGTTGGGCTTTCGCACGGACACGTTCACGTCGCAGCGGAACGAGCCCTCCTGCATGTTGCCGTCGCAGATGCCCAGCCACATCACCAGCGCGTGCAGCGTCTTGGCGTACTCGACGGCCTCGGCGCCGGAGCGCATCTCGGGCTCCGAGACGATCTCCAGCAGCGGCGTGCCGGCGCGGTTCAGGTCGATGCCGGACTGGCCGTGGTAATCCTCATGCAGGCTCTTGCCGGCGTCCTCCTCAAGGTGGGCGCGGGTGAGCCGAACGACCTTCTTCTCGTCGCCGACGAAGAACTCGATGTGGCCGCCCTGCACGACGGGGATCTCGTACTGGCTGATCTGGTAGCCCTTGGGCAGGTCCGGATAGAAGTAGTTCTTGCGCGCGAAGATCGACAGCGGCGCCACCTTCGCGCCGACGGACAGGCCGAAGCGGATGGCGCGCTCGACGGCACCGCGGTTCAGCACCGGCAGCGTGCCGGGCAGCGCCAGGTCCACCGCGCTGGCCTGCGTGTTGGGCGCCGCGCCGAAGGCGGTCGACGACCCGCTGAAGATCTTCGAGGCGGTCGAGAGTTGGACGTGGTTCTCCAGGCCGATGACGACCTCGTAGCCCCGCACCAGTTGACTGTTCTTGCTCATGACGTTCACACCCCCGCCGGATGCTGGCGGTGCCAGTCGGTGGCCTGCTGCAGCGCGTGCGCGGCGTGCAGCAGCGTGCCTTCCCTGAAGTAATTGCCCAGCAGCTGCAGGCCCACGGGCATGCCGCCTTCGCCGGTG
This genomic stretch from Mitsuaria sp. 7 harbors:
- the gatB gene encoding Asp-tRNA(Asn)/Glu-tRNA(Gln) amidotransferase subunit GatB; the protein is MSKNSQLVRGYEVVIGLENHVQLSTASKIFSGSSTAFGAAPNTQASAVDLALPGTLPVLNRGAVERAIRFGLSVGAKVAPLSIFARKNYFYPDLPKGYQISQYEIPVVQGGHIEFFVGDEKKVVRLTRAHLEEDAGKSLHEDYHGQSGIDLNRAGTPLLEIVSEPEMRSGAEAVEYAKTLHALVMWLGICDGNMQEGSFRCDVNVSVRKPNDPEFGTRREIKNLNSFRYLVDAVNYEVNWQIDQIEDGLKIQQATVLYNPDTGETRAMRTKEDAADYRYFPDPDLPPLMISAEWVDRVRGEMPELPTVMAARFQQADGLPAYDATMMTQSLATARFYEAARDLCGAPKLVANWVMGEVSRRLNSEERGIASAPVTPAQLGALIKRIQDGTINNNAAKQVFEVLWTGEGADVDAIIDAKDLKQSNDTGEIERILDEVLAANAKSVEEFRAGKEKAFNALVGQAMKAAKGKANPTTVNELLKKKLGA